A DNA window from Providencia huaxiensis contains the following coding sequences:
- a CDS encoding DUF1435 family protein, whose translation MPTSISKTTGLKRIGAGLWGVFAVILLSIAYVLNNMGLDNLKIIMIIMMVATAGMLFNRGSRRLLIIPAVISLACFMMAFVLQR comes from the coding sequence ATGCCAACTAGCATATCAAAAACCACAGGTTTAAAGCGTATAGGCGCTGGCCTTTGGGGTGTCTTTGCTGTGATATTGTTGAGCATTGCTTATGTACTCAATAATATGGGCTTAGATAATTTAAAAATCATTATGATTATCATGATGGTAGCAACTGCGGGGATGTTATTTAATCGTGGTTCTCGTCGTTTATTGATTATCCCAGCTGTGATCTCACTTGCATGTTTTATGATGGCCTTTGTACTACAAAGGTAG
- a CDS encoding DNA polymerase III subunit psi, protein MTRRDRLLEQLGITQWMVRNPAVLRGERGVRIPASTKLIIITDENLDLNSQLLKDIFLSMNIAQDDVVCVNSEQLGLIPTPIITPCWVLGDEIQPEGSKIMFTSPVLSELSTSCSAKRALWKQIYQYDENFNTKAI, encoded by the coding sequence ATGACACGACGTGACAGGCTTTTAGAACAACTGGGGATCACTCAATGGATGGTGAGAAATCCTGCCGTGTTACGTGGTGAGCGTGGTGTAAGGATCCCAGCGTCGACTAAGCTTATTATTATTACTGATGAGAACCTTGATTTAAATAGCCAATTGCTAAAAGATATTTTTCTTTCCATGAATATTGCACAGGACGATGTGGTTTGTGTAAATTCAGAGCAACTAGGTTTAATCCCAACACCAATAATAACACCATGTTGGGTATTAGGTGATGAAATCCAGCCTGAAGGTTCAAAAATCATGTTTACTTCACCCGTTTTGTCTGAGCTAAGTACAAGCTGTAGCGCTAAACGGGCACTATGGAAACAAATTTATCAATATGATGAAAATTTCAACACTAAAGCAATCTGA
- the rsmC gene encoding 16S rRNA (guanine(1207)-N(2))-methyltransferase RsmC: MSLLTPASEVIQRHLEHFTDRHVILAGDIQDELAATLEAASVRVITNQYHHWQRLQPLMGDMALFSATTPAEFIQPCDTLIYFWQKNKQEACFQLDDLCTHLAAGSQIFIVGENRSGVKSAESIMEGIASLQKIDSARRCGLYYGELEQPTTFDIARWWRHYELDNVRINALPGVFSHNELDIGSDLLLSTLTDPMSGDLLDLACGNGVIAAVIGSQNPEIKLTLSDVSASALDSAASTLEANKLTAKVIASDAYSDINDKFDWIISNPPFHDGLNTSYRAVENMIYQAPKYLKKGGRLRIVANAFLPYPDLLDKAFGSHEVLAKTGKFKVYQAVKR, from the coding sequence ATGTCATTACTGACACCTGCCAGCGAAGTTATTCAACGCCATCTCGAACATTTTACAGATCGTCATGTCATTTTGGCCGGTGACATTCAGGATGAGCTCGCTGCAACCTTAGAAGCGGCTAGTGTTCGTGTCATCACCAACCAGTATCATCACTGGCAGCGTTTACAGCCGTTAATGGGAGATATGGCGTTATTCTCTGCCACTACGCCTGCGGAATTTATCCAGCCTTGCGATACTCTCATTTATTTTTGGCAAAAAAACAAGCAAGAAGCCTGTTTCCAACTCGATGACCTTTGTACTCATCTTGCTGCGGGTAGCCAAATCTTTATCGTCGGTGAGAATCGCAGTGGTGTTAAAAGCGCCGAATCCATTATGGAGGGGATCGCTAGCTTACAAAAAATTGACTCCGCACGTCGCTGTGGCTTGTACTATGGTGAATTAGAGCAACCAACCACCTTTGATATTGCTCGCTGGTGGCGTCATTATGAACTTGATAATGTTAGAATTAACGCATTACCAGGGGTGTTTAGCCATAATGAGCTTGATATCGGTAGTGACCTACTGTTATCAACATTAACCGATCCAATGAGTGGTGATCTGCTTGATCTTGCTTGCGGTAACGGTGTGATTGCCGCGGTGATCGGCTCACAAAACCCAGAGATCAAACTTACCTTAAGTGATGTCAGTGCGTCTGCACTAGATTCCGCAGCATCCACTCTTGAGGCCAATAAACTAACTGCTAAAGTCATCGCTAGTGATGCTTACTCAGATATTAACGATAAATTTGATTGGATTATTTCTAACCCGCCATTCCATGATGGCCTAAACACCAGTTATCGTGCGGTTGAAAATATGATTTACCAAGCCCCTAAATACCTGAAAAAAGGGGGCCGCTTGCGGATCGTTGCGAATGCTTTCTTACCATACCCTGATTTACTCGATAAAGCTTTTGGTAGTCACGAAGTACTTGCAAAAACGGGAAAATTTAAAGTTTACCAAGCAGTTAAGCGTTAA
- a CDS encoding GNAT family N-acetyltransferase, which translates to MREVRELQRDEIPSVWSIDRTELIENLYLYQNGELVLSKQRFDMKGWPEGEPEAYTPHLLESYDQGAVFLGVFEQGKLIAAASLDNVWRGEQKNLLQLSFLHVSHSYRGEGLAGMLFQQCVEIAMQKGAKGLYISATPSENTVHFYQYLGCTLIAQPDPELFALEPEDIHFIYLF; encoded by the coding sequence ATGAGAGAAGTTCGCGAACTACAACGAGATGAAATCCCATCTGTTTGGTCTATCGACCGCACTGAATTAATTGAAAACCTTTATCTGTATCAAAATGGCGAGTTGGTGCTATCCAAACAGCGGTTTGATATGAAAGGTTGGCCAGAAGGTGAACCTGAAGCCTATACCCCCCATTTGTTGGAAAGTTATGACCAAGGCGCGGTATTTCTTGGGGTTTTTGAACAGGGCAAGTTAATTGCTGCTGCAAGTTTAGATAATGTGTGGCGCGGTGAGCAAAAAAATTTACTGCAATTATCTTTCCTGCATGTGAGCCACTCGTACCGTGGCGAAGGTTTAGCAGGGATGTTATTCCAGCAATGTGTTGAAATTGCGATGCAAAAAGGGGCAAAAGGCTTATATATTTCTGCGACGCCTTCAGAAAATACAGTGCACTTTTATCAATACCTAGGCTGTACCTTAATTGCACAACCTGATCCTGAATTATTTGCATTGGAACCTGAAGATATTCACTTTATTTATCTATTTTAG
- the rimI gene encoding ribosomal protein S18-alanine N-acetyltransferase — MMKISTLKQSDLATAYLIEKLSHDFPWTERVFYGNQGEKYHNIKISVNNQIVGYAITQCVLDEATLFNIAIHPDYQGKGYGRLLLEQLIEELVKKGILTLWLEVRESNASALHLYDKLGFHQVTVRKDYYPAKKGREDALVLALTLFSDE, encoded by the coding sequence ATGATGAAAATTTCAACACTAAAGCAATCTGATCTCGCAACTGCGTACTTAATTGAGAAGTTGAGCCATGATTTTCCATGGACTGAGCGAGTTTTTTATGGGAACCAAGGGGAAAAGTACCATAACATAAAAATATCTGTTAATAATCAAATTGTTGGTTATGCAATAACACAGTGTGTTCTTGATGAGGCGACCTTGTTTAATATTGCCATACACCCTGATTACCAAGGGAAAGGCTATGGCCGTTTGTTGCTAGAACAGCTCATTGAAGAACTCGTAAAGAAAGGTATTCTCACGTTATGGTTAGAAGTGAGGGAATCAAATGCATCTGCTTTGCATCTATACGATAAGCTAGGTTTTCATCAAGTGACGGTGCGTAAAGATTATTACCCCGCCAAAAAAGGCCGAGAAGATGCTTTAGTACTTGCTTTGACTCTATTTTCTGATGAATAA
- the phoA gene encoding alkaline phosphatase, giving the protein MTGNFMKSLLAVTVSTLILGSTVPAYAADKNDAVSENRAAQGDITKFGGARRLATEQTDIMKAALHNGQAKNVILFIGDGMGDSEITVARNYAEGASGFFKGIDALPITGQYTHYALDKKTQKPDYVTDSAASATSWSSGVKTYNGALGIDVFGNDHETLIEIAKRNGKATGNVTTSEIQDATPAAQFSHVSARKCYGPEETTEKCATNALENGGRGSISEQLLVTRPDVTLGGGAKSFKQEAKAGDYKGKTLEQQAIERGYNIVRDAKSLDSIKVANQDKPVLGLFHDGNMTVAWEGPKAVHYGNINNAPLECKPNAKLDPNAPTLAQMTKKAIELLEVNPNGFFLQVESASIDKQDHKANPCGQIGETVALDQAVQVGLDFAKKHGDTLVIVTADHSHSSQIIPEGTKSTGLTQALITKDGSVMVVNYGNSEEDDSQEHTGAQLRVAAYGPHAANVMGLTDQTDLFFTMRDAMGLKQ; this is encoded by the coding sequence ATGACTGGTAATTTTATGAAATCCCTTTTAGCTGTCACGGTAAGTACTTTAATTTTAGGGAGTACAGTCCCTGCCTACGCGGCTGATAAAAATGATGCGGTGTCAGAAAACCGTGCGGCGCAAGGTGATATCACCAAATTTGGTGGCGCGCGTCGTTTAGCGACAGAGCAAACTGATATCATGAAAGCGGCACTTCACAATGGCCAAGCCAAAAATGTGATTTTATTTATTGGTGATGGTATGGGGGACTCAGAGATAACTGTTGCTCGTAACTATGCAGAAGGCGCTTCAGGGTTCTTTAAAGGTATCGATGCGCTGCCAATTACGGGTCAGTACACCCATTATGCATTAGATAAAAAAACACAAAAACCCGACTATGTGACTGATTCTGCCGCGTCTGCCACTTCGTGGTCTTCCGGTGTGAAAACCTACAATGGCGCATTGGGAATTGATGTATTTGGTAACGACCATGAGACATTAATTGAGATAGCTAAACGTAATGGTAAAGCTACAGGTAACGTCACAACTTCCGAGATTCAAGATGCAACGCCTGCTGCGCAATTTTCGCATGTGAGTGCGCGTAAATGTTATGGCCCTGAGGAAACAACAGAAAAATGTGCGACTAACGCGCTAGAAAATGGCGGTCGTGGTTCAATTTCAGAGCAACTGTTGGTAACTCGCCCAGATGTCACACTTGGTGGTGGCGCTAAGAGCTTCAAGCAAGAAGCAAAGGCGGGTGACTACAAAGGTAAAACGTTGGAGCAACAGGCGATTGAACGTGGGTACAATATTGTGCGAGATGCTAAATCATTAGACAGCATTAAAGTCGCAAATCAAGACAAACCTGTTCTTGGCTTATTCCACGATGGCAACATGACGGTTGCATGGGAAGGCCCGAAAGCGGTTCATTATGGTAATATCAACAATGCGCCGTTAGAGTGTAAACCGAACGCTAAGTTAGACCCTAATGCGCCAACATTAGCTCAAATGACGAAAAAAGCGATTGAACTGTTAGAAGTTAACCCGAATGGTTTCTTCTTACAGGTTGAAAGCGCTTCTATCGATAAGCAAGATCATAAAGCAAACCCATGTGGCCAAATTGGTGAAACAGTTGCTCTCGACCAAGCTGTACAAGTTGGCTTAGATTTCGCTAAAAAACATGGTGATACATTAGTTATTGTGACAGCTGACCATTCACATTCAAGCCAAATTATTCCAGAAGGCACAAAATCAACGGGCTTAACGCAAGCGTTGATTACTAAAGACGGTTCTGTGATGGTAGTGAATTACGGTAACTCTGAAGAAGATGATTCTCAAGAGCACACCGGTGCTCAGTTACGTGTGGCGGCTTATGGCCCACATGCGGCAAACGTAATGGGTCTAACTGACCAAACTGATTTGTTCTTTACCATGCGCGATGCAATGGGATTGAAGCAATAA